The following coding sequences lie in one Sphingobium sp. RAC03 genomic window:
- a CDS encoding ArdC family protein, protein MGRITDNRADVYQEITDQMIAMIEAGTRPWSKSWNGSTAPNIPLRSTGVPYRGINVLTLWVASMTKGYASPHWLTFKQALALGGCVRKGEKGSTVVYANKIVVGDGKGGEASSEQGEDGRRQVAFLKRYTVFNSEQIDGIETQYPMPEPIITATNPHDRDAELDTLFGRVPVTVRHHGSQPCYQPSGDHVVMPAFADFHTSDDYYSTLAHELCHASGHINRLARPTLISTKREDYAREELCAELGAAFVSGAIGIKLHDREDHAAYLASWLSALRNDKRCIFTAARQAQDAADWLLSRMGTESPFALEESA, encoded by the coding sequence ATGGGACGCATCACCGACAACCGGGCCGACGTCTATCAGGAGATCACCGACCAGATGATCGCCATGATCGAGGCTGGCACCCGGCCTTGGTCCAAATCATGGAACGGCAGCACCGCTCCCAATATCCCGCTGCGCTCCACCGGGGTTCCGTATCGCGGCATCAACGTCCTGACCTTGTGGGTGGCCTCCATGACCAAGGGCTATGCCTCCCCGCATTGGCTGACCTTCAAACAGGCGCTCGCGCTGGGCGGCTGTGTCCGCAAGGGCGAGAAGGGATCAACCGTGGTCTATGCCAACAAGATCGTGGTGGGTGACGGCAAAGGCGGCGAAGCGAGCAGCGAACAGGGCGAGGACGGCAGGCGGCAGGTCGCGTTCCTGAAACGCTACACGGTTTTCAATTCGGAGCAGATCGACGGCATCGAGACGCAATATCCCATGCCCGAACCGATCATCACCGCCACCAATCCCCACGACCGGGACGCCGAGCTTGATACGCTCTTTGGCCGGGTGCCTGTTACCGTGCGCCACCACGGTTCGCAGCCCTGTTATCAGCCGAGCGGCGATCATGTCGTCATGCCGGCATTCGCCGACTTCCATACCAGCGACGATTATTATTCGACCCTAGCACACGAACTTTGTCACGCCAGCGGCCATATCAACCGGCTTGCCCGTCCGACCCTCATTTCCACGAAGCGGGAGGATTATGCGCGGGAGGAACTGTGTGCCGAATTGGGTGCCGCGTTCGTCAGCGGCGCGATCGGCATCAAACTTCACGACCGCGAGGATCATGCGGCCTATCTGGCAAGCTGGCTGTCTGCCCTTCGCAATGACAAGCGGTGCATTTTCACCGCCGCGCGCCAGGCGCAGGATGCAGCCGACTGGCTGCTGAGCCGGATGGGCACGGAAAGCCCCTTCGCGCTGGAAGAGAGCGCCTGA
- a CDS encoding thermonuclease family protein translates to MKLFPGVPPYQRWMMGATFVVVAVYSIAQNKASLVEASQTQLSSPSPRIIDGDTVDFSNGRVRIVGIDAPDDDRPQLKALASEALRDLAARDGGLTCSASLFDYALRREEQCRTTAKSYGRLNLSCRFPSNKASVGATMVAQGYAVDYRVYSGGAYVDLMRKAAAQRAGLWGIDYEGMRQLAVQRAQVPQGCDVGTIKKEPGAVAGARSAR, encoded by the coding sequence ATGAAGCTGTTTCCCGGCGTCCCGCCCTATCAGCGCTGGATGATGGGGGCGACCTTCGTTGTCGTGGCGGTCTATTCCATCGCGCAAAACAAGGCATCGCTGGTCGAAGCATCGCAGACCCAGCTATCCTCTCCTTCTCCCCGGATTATCGATGGCGATACCGTCGATTTCTCAAACGGTCGCGTGCGGATTGTCGGGATCGATGCTCCTGATGACGATCGACCGCAGCTCAAGGCGCTGGCGAGTGAGGCGCTGCGTGATCTGGCGGCCCGCGATGGCGGGCTGACGTGTTCGGCGTCGCTGTTCGACTATGCCCTGCGCCGCGAAGAGCAGTGCCGGACCACTGCCAAGAGCTATGGGCGATTGAATCTGTCTTGCCGCTTCCCCAGCAACAAGGCGAGCGTGGGTGCCACCATGGTCGCTCAAGGCTATGCCGTCGATTACCGCGTCTATTCGGGCGGCGCCTATGTCGACCTGATGCGCAAGGCGGCAGCGCAGCGCGCAGGTTTGTGGGGTATCGATTACGAAGGCATGCGGCAGCTCGCCGTGCAGCGTGCGCAAGTGCCGCAAGGGTGCGACGTGGGCACGATCAAGAAAGAGCCGGGGGCAGTCGCCGGCGCACGTTCGGCGCGGTGA
- a CDS encoding cation transporter, with product MTPSERQAPNERRTLWIVLLLNAAIAIGFFASGLIGDSSALIANGVDNLSDTAVYGLSLVALSRGQTWKTRAARASGVMLLIFAGGILLDVGRRYLQGSEPIGPTMMVMSAVAAVVNYICLRMLQRLKQKDVNLRAATTFSFNDFISNGGILIAGALVLWLGTNWPDLIVGLATALIAIKGGIEILRDARAEAKNSAETMR from the coding sequence ATGACGCCCTCAGAGCGACAGGCGCCCAATGAGCGCCGGACGTTATGGATAGTGCTGCTGCTCAATGCAGCGATTGCAATCGGCTTCTTCGCCTCCGGACTGATCGGTGATTCCAGCGCGCTGATCGCCAATGGTGTCGACAATCTTTCCGATACGGCCGTTTATGGGTTGAGCCTTGTTGCGTTAAGCCGCGGGCAGACCTGGAAAACGCGAGCGGCACGGGCATCGGGCGTGATGCTGCTGATCTTCGCGGGCGGCATTCTCCTCGATGTTGGACGCCGCTATCTCCAGGGCAGCGAGCCGATCGGACCTACGATGATGGTCATGTCGGCGGTTGCTGCGGTCGTGAACTATATCTGCCTGCGGATGCTCCAGCGGCTTAAGCAGAAGGACGTCAACCTTCGCGCCGCCACGACCTTCAGCTTCAACGACTTCATCTCCAACGGCGGCATCCTGATCGCAGGGGCATTGGTGTTGTGGCTGGGGACGAATTGGCCCGATCTAATCGTCGGCCTGGCGACCGCGCTCATCGCGATCAAGGGCGGCATAGAAATCCTGCGCGATGCTCGTGCAGAAGCGAAAAACAGCGCGGAGACGATGCGATGA
- a CDS encoding type II toxin-antitoxin system PemK/MazF family toxin, whose product MNAHVQEPPPSVPPRVTSAPSIRQLYWCDFPKDAQLPEFWKRRPVIILSFKNTLHGAVTVVPCSTAAQPGNKWAFPLQTTIDGRAAYAICDKVTTVAVSRLVPDKGGIVRMAVDEFDDMLRLVLAWLPKPSAPPALAE is encoded by the coding sequence ATGAACGCGCATGTTCAGGAGCCGCCGCCCAGCGTGCCGCCACGGGTGACGTCGGCGCCGAGCATCCGTCAGCTCTATTGGTGTGACTTTCCAAAGGATGCGCAGCTTCCTGAGTTCTGGAAGCGGCGGCCCGTCATCATCCTGTCCTTCAAGAACACGCTCCATGGCGCGGTGACGGTCGTGCCCTGCTCGACGGCCGCGCAGCCGGGGAACAAGTGGGCATTTCCGTTGCAGACCACGATCGACGGGCGGGCGGCCTATGCAATTTGCGACAAGGTCACCACGGTTGCCGTCAGCCGTCTGGTTCCTGACAAGGGCGGTATCGTTCGCATGGCGGTCGACGAATTCGACGACATGCTGCGCCTTGTACTGGCATGGCTCCCCAAGCCGTCAGCGCCTCCCGCCCTGGCGGAATAG
- a CDS encoding type II toxin-antitoxin system RelB/DinJ family antitoxin, protein MAAAEVVRARIDSDVKREASAVLAGMGLSISDAIRLMLVRVVSDKKLPFDIYVPNVTTQAAMRNASEGQLEQFATVADLMGALNRDDAES, encoded by the coding sequence GTGGCAGCGGCCGAAGTAGTACGTGCTCGGATTGATTCCGACGTCAAGAGAGAAGCCAGCGCCGTTCTTGCGGGGATGGGCCTGTCTATTTCCGATGCAATCAGGCTGATGCTGGTGCGCGTGGTCTCCGACAAAAAATTGCCCTTCGACATCTATGTGCCCAATGTCACCACTCAGGCCGCGATGCGCAATGCGTCCGAGGGGCAGTTGGAGCAGTTCGCCACCGTTGCAGACTTGATGGGCGCGCTGAATAGGGATGATGCCGAGAGTTAG
- a CDS encoding lytic transglycosylase domain-containing protein: protein MFIPGVRRAKCRVDRIGFGPNRRYCHFCRSWNDDGAFALCPGHGRLRAVTLPAAVVMGLAAQCAPDVAPETIAAIVKTESQGYELAINVNGLGHKVAQPTTLAQAIRISRTYVAKGYSVDLGLGQINSRNMKALGLTWETVFEPCTNIAAAGAVLAGNYRQVRDGLHPQRALRIALSMYNTGSQSRGFANGYVGRVVGNAGFADAAQPAPVRSAAITGTPAPPTSNAATMLAALVEENTSDTGTPRAAPSPPPPSWDVFAKAEFERATLAAEGDNR from the coding sequence ATGTTCATTCCCGGTGTGCGTCGCGCAAAATGCCGCGTTGATCGCATCGGTTTCGGCCCGAACCGCCGATATTGCCATTTTTGCCGGTCATGGAATGACGACGGCGCTTTTGCCTTATGTCCCGGACACGGAAGGCTGCGGGCGGTGACGCTGCCCGCAGCAGTGGTCATGGGCCTCGCCGCGCAATGCGCGCCGGATGTGGCTCCAGAGACAATCGCGGCGATCGTGAAAACTGAAAGCCAAGGCTACGAGCTGGCGATCAACGTCAACGGATTGGGCCACAAGGTCGCCCAGCCAACCACACTGGCGCAGGCGATCAGGATCTCGCGGACCTATGTCGCCAAAGGCTATTCCGTCGATCTTGGCTTGGGACAGATCAACTCCCGGAACATGAAGGCCCTCGGCCTGACATGGGAGACGGTGTTCGAACCCTGCACGAACATCGCCGCTGCCGGGGCGGTACTCGCTGGAAACTATCGCCAGGTCAGAGACGGCCTGCATCCGCAACGCGCGCTGCGCATCGCGCTCTCCATGTACAATACCGGATCGCAGTCGCGTGGCTTTGCCAACGGCTATGTAGGGCGGGTGGTCGGCAATGCCGGCTTCGCCGACGCCGCCCAGCCTGCACCGGTCCGCTCGGCCGCAATCACCGGCACACCTGCCCCCCCGACCTCGAACGCCGCGACGATGCTGGCCGCCCTGGTCGAAGAAAATACGTCCGACACGGGGACGCCTCGCGCGGCCCCATCCCCCCCGCCGCCATCGTGGGACGTGTTCGCAAAGGCGGAATTTGAGCGAGCCACGCTCGCTGCAGAAGGAGACAACCGATGA
- a CDS encoding type IV secretion system protein VirB3 — protein sequence MDEDREIMARNPLFLAVTRPALFAGIPIEAAVVILLSSVIVLIGFNNPVYAAVIAAVMFGISRLIVRHDVNAFRLIFLWGRTKAANRNRAFWGGSSYTPLPLKGIKRKGFGRNG from the coding sequence ATGGACGAGGATCGGGAAATCATGGCGCGCAATCCGCTATTTCTGGCGGTGACGCGCCCTGCGCTGTTCGCCGGTATTCCGATCGAAGCGGCCGTGGTCATCCTGCTGTCCTCAGTGATTGTGCTGATCGGGTTCAATAATCCTGTATATGCAGCGGTCATCGCGGCGGTGATGTTCGGCATTTCGCGGCTGATCGTCCGCCATGACGTGAACGCCTTCCGCCTCATCTTCCTGTGGGGACGCACCAAGGCGGCCAACCGCAACCGGGCATTCTGGGGCGGCTCCAGCTACACCCCGCTGCCTCTCAAGGGGATCAAGCGCAAGGGGTTCGGTCGCAATGGCTAA
- a CDS encoding helix-turn-helix domain-containing protein — MVAKKQTDSSAELRTNEKKWTKPLMEAGWTALPSVIIENQRQLDLTPLDLNIILYLASKWWTAEGKPYPSKNTMAAAMNVHPRTIQKHIASLEAANYIRREERRTEAGSRTNIYHLDGLIAAARPFADEKLLDIKEKTEIRKIRQARKGAPKLKLVKDD; from the coding sequence ATGGTGGCAAAGAAGCAAACAGACAGTAGCGCCGAGCTACGCACGAACGAGAAAAAGTGGACCAAGCCGCTCATGGAGGCGGGATGGACCGCCTTGCCCAGCGTCATCATCGAGAACCAGCGCCAGCTTGATCTTACGCCGCTCGATCTCAACATCATCCTGTATCTTGCGAGCAAGTGGTGGACTGCGGAGGGCAAGCCCTATCCGTCAAAGAATACGATGGCGGCGGCAATGAATGTCCATCCGCGCACGATCCAAAAGCATATCGCGTCGCTCGAAGCTGCGAACTACATCCGCCGTGAAGAGCGGCGCACTGAGGCGGGAAGCCGGACCAACATCTATCATCTTGACGGGCTGATCGCAGCGGCGCGGCCGTTCGCGGATGAGAAGCTGCTGGACATCAAGGAGAAGACGGAAATCCGTAAAATCCGTCAGGCCCGCAAGGGTGCCCCGAAGCTGAAGCTGGTGAAGGACGACTAG
- a CDS encoding heavy metal translocating P-type ATPase — translation MTDKLKLDIPVLLPQIPDAADACVGRLVATLKAKPGVEEAHVLPADGETPAKLCIHFDSAALPMSRVREMVRAAGAEISGRYGHARWQVEGIGHERRARTISETLCRVPGVLQADASASGSIRVEYDKERVDEAFILAALGKLKVRPVQRTGSEHVGHDHSTSDHTDHDHGDASHGEGAEKHGPGDGHDHAHANFLGPNTELIFALACGALLAIGFAVEKLVAGMPEWLPTAFYVGAYGFGGFFTLREAIDNLKLRKFEIDTLMLVAAAGAAALGAWAEGALLLFLFSLGHALEHYAMGRAKRAIEALAELAPDKATVRRDGQTTELAVEELVIGDVVIVRPNERLPADGFVIKGSSAINQAPVTGESIPVDKEPVADVEAARAKPDGVEATSRVFAGTINGGGAIEIEVTRRSNESALAKVVKMVSEAETQKSPTQRFTDRFERVFVPAVLALSFILLFAWVVIDEPFRDSFYRAMAVLVAASPCALAIATPSAVLSGVARAARGGVLVKGGAPLENLGSLKAIAFDKTGTLTEGRPRITDVVPVDGASEEDLLTLAVAVEGLSDHPLAQAIVKDGRERLGGRDIPTATDLKSLTGRGVTATVGGETVWIGKAEMFGVEGIPALNAAATDAVAALREGGRTTMVVRKADRDIGAIGLMDTPREAAKIALKRLRDMGITRMIMISGDHQKVADAVARDVGLDEAWGDLMPEDKVAAIKKLAGEDKVAMVGDGVNDAPAMASATVGIAMGAAGSDVALETADVALMADDLAHLPFAVGLSRHTRGIIRQNVFVSLGVVALLVPATILGLGIGPAVAMHEGSTLLVVFNALRLLAYRDVAEQTS, via the coding sequence ATGACCGACAAGCTCAAACTTGATATCCCCGTCTTGCTGCCGCAAATCCCTGACGCGGCCGATGCTTGCGTTGGCCGGCTTGTCGCGACACTCAAGGCGAAACCCGGCGTCGAAGAGGCGCATGTCCTTCCCGCCGATGGCGAGACCCCCGCAAAGCTGTGCATCCATTTCGATAGCGCGGCATTGCCGATGTCACGTGTGCGCGAAATGGTGCGCGCAGCCGGCGCCGAGATTAGCGGGCGATACGGCCATGCCAGATGGCAGGTCGAGGGTATCGGCCACGAGCGCCGCGCGCGCACCATTAGCGAAACCCTGTGCCGGGTGCCCGGCGTGCTGCAGGCCGACGCCAGCGCCTCGGGCAGCATCCGTGTCGAATATGACAAGGAGCGGGTCGACGAGGCGTTCATCCTCGCGGCGCTCGGCAAGCTCAAGGTCAGACCGGTACAGCGGACTGGCTCGGAGCACGTCGGACACGATCACAGCACCAGTGACCATACAGACCACGACCACGGCGACGCCAGTCATGGAGAGGGCGCTGAGAAACATGGGCCGGGTGACGGCCACGATCACGCGCACGCCAATTTTCTCGGCCCCAATACCGAACTGATCTTTGCGCTCGCGTGCGGCGCACTGCTGGCGATCGGCTTCGCGGTCGAAAAACTCGTGGCGGGCATGCCCGAATGGCTACCGACCGCCTTCTATGTGGGTGCCTATGGTTTTGGCGGATTTTTTACGCTGCGCGAGGCAATCGACAATCTGAAGCTCAGGAAATTCGAGATCGACACGCTGATGCTCGTGGCAGCCGCTGGCGCCGCGGCGCTGGGTGCCTGGGCGGAAGGCGCGCTCCTGCTGTTCCTGTTCAGCCTCGGCCATGCGCTCGAGCATTATGCGATGGGGCGCGCCAAGCGGGCCATCGAAGCGCTCGCCGAACTCGCACCCGACAAGGCGACGGTGCGCCGCGACGGGCAGACCACGGAGCTTGCCGTCGAGGAGCTGGTAATCGGTGATGTGGTGATCGTGCGCCCCAACGAGCGCCTGCCTGCCGACGGCTTCGTCATCAAGGGTTCGAGCGCGATCAACCAGGCCCCCGTCACCGGCGAGAGCATCCCGGTCGACAAGGAGCCTGTGGCCGACGTCGAGGCGGCGCGCGCGAAGCCCGATGGTGTCGAAGCGACGTCCCGGGTGTTCGCCGGTACGATCAACGGCGGCGGCGCGATCGAGATCGAGGTGACGCGGCGTTCCAACGAGAGCGCGCTCGCCAAGGTTGTGAAGATGGTGAGCGAAGCGGAGACGCAAAAGTCTCCCACGCAGCGCTTCACTGATCGGTTTGAACGTGTCTTCGTGCCGGCGGTGCTGGCTCTATCGTTCATCCTCCTGTTCGCGTGGGTCGTGATCGACGAGCCATTCCGCGACAGCTTCTATCGGGCGATGGCGGTGCTGGTCGCCGCCAGCCCCTGTGCGCTCGCCATCGCCACCCCCAGCGCCGTGCTTTCAGGCGTTGCACGCGCGGCACGCGGCGGCGTGCTGGTGAAGGGAGGTGCTCCGCTCGAAAACCTCGGTTCGTTGAAGGCGATCGCGTTCGACAAGACGGGCACCCTGACGGAAGGCCGCCCCCGCATCACCGATGTCGTGCCGGTGGACGGCGCGAGCGAAGAAGATCTGTTGACGCTCGCGGTCGCTGTCGAGGGTTTGAGCGATCACCCCTTGGCGCAGGCGATCGTCAAGGATGGGCGCGAACGCCTGGGCGGGCGCGACATTCCGACCGCAACCGACCTCAAGAGCCTGACCGGACGCGGCGTCACTGCGACCGTTGGTGGCGAGACGGTGTGGATCGGGAAGGCCGAGATGTTCGGCGTGGAGGGCATCCCTGCGCTGAATGCGGCCGCTACTGACGCCGTCGCGGCCCTGCGCGAAGGGGGGCGCACCACGATGGTAGTGCGCAAGGCCGATCGGGACATCGGTGCGATCGGGCTGATGGACACGCCGCGCGAGGCGGCCAAGATCGCGCTCAAACGCCTGCGGGACATGGGTATCACCCGGATGATCATGATCTCGGGCGATCACCAGAAGGTAGCCGACGCCGTCGCCAGGGATGTCGGGCTCGACGAGGCATGGGGCGACCTGATGCCGGAGGACAAGGTCGCCGCGATCAAGAAGCTCGCGGGTGAGGACAAGGTCGCGATGGTCGGCGACGGGGTCAATGATGCGCCGGCAATGGCATCGGCGACCGTTGGCATTGCGATGGGCGCTGCCGGCTCGGATGTGGCGCTGGAGACGGCCGACGTGGCGTTGATGGCCGACGATCTGGCCCATCTGCCGTTCGCGGTCGGCCTAAGCCGCCACACACGCGGCATCATCCGGCAGAATGTGTTCGTCAGCCTGGGTGTTGTCGCATTGCTTGTGCCAGCAACGATCCTTGGCCTTGGCATCGGTCCGGCGGTTGCGATGCATGAAGGCTCCACGCTTCTCGTCGTCTTCAACGCACTGCGCCTGCTCGCATATCGCGATGTGGCGGAGCAGACGTCATGA
- a CDS encoding TrbC/VirB2 family protein: MNLVSLGVPTLTLRSRVTARIDALSPRRRKLGRVLSMFALVALASLLSAEPALAQTNLESFGQSVLNLLSNGLLRTVAILAIIAAGFGWLTGRVNTGALVTVIIGIALIFSAPWIVDQLNAG, translated from the coding sequence ATGAACCTTGTGTCGCTCGGCGTGCCGACGCTTACCCTTCGATCCCGCGTCACCGCCCGCATCGACGCACTATCGCCGCGCCGTCGCAAGCTGGGGCGCGTCCTGTCGATGTTCGCTCTGGTGGCGCTGGCCTCGCTGCTCTCCGCCGAACCCGCGCTCGCGCAAACCAATCTCGAAAGTTTCGGCCAATCCGTGCTGAACCTTCTCAGCAACGGCCTGCTGCGTACCGTCGCCATTCTCGCGATCATCGCCGCAGGATTTGGCTGGCTGACGGGCCGCGTCAACACCGGCGCTCTTGTCACCGTCATCATCGGTATCGCCCTGATCTTTTCCGCGCCGTGGATCGTCGACCAGCTCAACGCCGGCTGA
- a CDS encoding DUF7146 domain-containing protein translates to MARRHIATIEEQADRIVRQLGGRWTGDFAMCRCPAHSDSKASLSVRVGDRAVLFHCFAGCAAEAIMTALRSGKILAPPDHDPGQRQESRSDLNKVALSVWRHAAPYVGTLADRYLRARAIVPEGINARFDPRCQCGAGAAKAFAPALIVPIEEDAGVVAIHRTFLTPDGRWKADMPEPKRMLGNPGTGAVRWGGIPTDGVLRLAEGVEDAASVMNLLDPGHFVWPVLGIERYQGIAIPESVHTVILYSQHGVEAARAVERATPHLTDNGRRLLTKLPPHSGDWNDLLREIRAA, encoded by the coding sequence ATGGCCCGACGGCATATCGCCACGATTGAGGAACAGGCCGACCGAATTGTTCGCCAGCTTGGTGGCCGATGGACGGGCGATTTTGCCATGTGCCGATGCCCTGCCCATTCCGACAGCAAAGCAAGCCTTTCCGTTCGCGTAGGCGACCGCGCTGTGCTGTTTCACTGTTTCGCCGGATGCGCTGCCGAAGCGATCATGACGGCGCTTCGGTCCGGCAAAATCCTGGCTCCGCCCGATCATGATCCGGGGCAGCGCCAGGAGAGCAGGAGCGACCTCAACAAGGTCGCCTTATCCGTTTGGCGGCACGCGGCGCCTTATGTCGGCACGCTGGCTGATCGCTATCTGCGCGCCCGTGCGATCGTGCCCGAGGGGATCAACGCCCGTTTCGATCCGCGTTGCCAGTGCGGTGCGGGCGCCGCCAAGGCGTTTGCTCCGGCGCTGATCGTGCCGATCGAGGAAGACGCCGGCGTCGTTGCGATCCACCGCACCTTCTTGACGCCCGATGGCCGCTGGAAGGCCGACATGCCCGAACCCAAGCGTATGCTGGGCAATCCCGGCACCGGCGCGGTGCGCTGGGGCGGTATTCCAACCGATGGCGTGCTGCGTCTCGCGGAAGGCGTCGAGGATGCCGCAAGCGTGATGAACCTGCTCGACCCCGGTCACTTCGTATGGCCGGTGCTGGGCATCGAGCGCTATCAAGGCATTGCGATCCCTGAGAGCGTCCACACCGTCATCCTCTACAGCCAGCACGGCGTCGAAGCGGCGCGCGCCGTAGAACGGGCCACCCCTCACCTGACCGATAATGGCCGTAGGCTACTCACCAAGCTGCCGCCACATAGCGGCGACTGGAACGATCTCCTGCGCGAGATCCGGGCAGCATGA